Genomic DNA from Filimonas effusa:
TACATCGCGACTTCTTCGACCTGGAACCAATTGCAGCACAGCTCTCCGGTTATAACGCCTGTTATTTCTGCCTCGGAATTTCTTCCTTGGGCATCAGCCAGGAAGAATATAAACGCACCACGTTCGACCTGACAATGAATTTTGCCCGCCTGCTGGCAAAGTATAACCCCGACATGACATTTTGTTATGTATCGGGCGCTGGCACCGATAGCTCTGAAAAAGGACGTATTGCCTGGGCGCGCATAAAAGGTGCTACCGAAAACGCATTGGCAGAACTGTTCCCCGCTGCATATATGTTCCGCCCGGGATTCATGAAACCAACAGAGGGACAAAAAAATATCAAAAGCTTTTTCCGCTGGATCGCCTGGATGTACCCCTTAGGCCGTAAACTCTTTCCCGGCGGCTTCTGTACACTGAAAGAAGTAGGCCTGGCCATGATCAATGTGGTAAATAAAGGCTATCCCCGCCGCATCATAGAAGTAAAAGATATCGTAGCCCTTGCAGAAGGAAAAATCAGGTAACATATTGTATTTTGCCGCTTCATCTTAACAGAGCAACCTGTATTGGGCATGAAGCAATTATTTGAACACCTGCAGTTTTTTTACCAGCTCACAAAAGAAGCGCAACAGGCGCTGGAAGCTTCTTTTGAACATATTGTACTTCCGAAGAACGAATTCCTGGTAACAGAAGGAAAAATATGCAGGCGTATGTACTTCCTGCAGCAGGGATGCCTGCGCGGTTGCTATAATCTCGATGGCAAGGAAATTACACACTGGTTTGGATTCGAAAACGACTTCGTTACCTCTTTCCATAGCTTCATTACACAGGAACCCGCTGTCGAAAACATCCAGCTCATGGAAGGATCGGTTTTATGGGCTATCTCTAAAGAAGCGCTCACGGCGTTGTTCAATAAGCATCACGATATAGAACGGCTCGTTCGCATAGCCTATGAAAAATACTATATCCGCCTCGAAGAACGTTATGTGAACGCCCAGTTTAAAACCGCTACGGAACGTTACGAAAATCTCCTGCTCGAAAGACCGCATATC
This window encodes:
- a CDS encoding NAD-dependent epimerase/dehydratase family protein yields the protein MNIRAIITGATGMVGEGVLMECLQNPDVESVLIINRKASGFSHPKLHEIVHRDFFDLEPIAAQLSGYNACYFCLGISSLGISQEEYKRTTFDLTMNFARLLAKYNPDMTFCYVSGAGTDSSEKGRIAWARIKGATENALAELFPAAYMFRPGFMKPTEGQKNIKSFFRWIAWMYPLGRKLFPGGFCTLKEVGLAMINVVNKGYPRRIIEVKDIVALAEGKIR
- a CDS encoding Crp/Fnr family transcriptional regulator — encoded protein: MKQLFEHLQFFYQLTKEAQQALEASFEHIVLPKNEFLVTEGKICRRMYFLQQGCLRGCYNLDGKEITHWFGFENDFVTSFHSFITQEPAVENIQLMEGSVLWAISKEALTALFNKHHDIERLVRIAYEKYYIRLEERYVNAQFKTATERYENLLLERPHIIERAPLGYIASYLGISQETLSRIRARL